In one window of Methanobrevibacter millerae DNA:
- a CDS encoding HesA/MoeB/ThiF family protein: MPTRFIGDGYWEIASRQMSIVTRSEQERFKDAKITVIGCGGIGGETIEMLARMGIGELVLVDKDAFDLSNLNRQTLASIADLGLDKSAVAKEKVRLINPYVKVTTFNEHVDRTNIDKVIGDSDMVIDALDNVLTRVIVSRKAKEKNIPYIHGAIHGTMGQITVFLPNSDKTYEEMFNLPSLGKELDDDVIEALKNVTSGVPPVIGPTPNLIGCLEAFEAYKILTGVGKVTVAPKILTFDLLDLGSFSVEEL; the protein is encoded by the coding sequence ATGCCGACAAGATTTATTGGAGATGGATATTGGGAAATAGCTTCCCGTCAAATGAGTATAGTTACAAGAAGCGAGCAGGAAAGATTTAAAGACGCAAAGATAACCGTTATTGGCTGTGGAGGAATCGGCGGTGAAACTATAGAAATGCTTGCAAGAATGGGTATCGGTGAGCTGGTTTTAGTCGATAAGGATGCTTTTGACTTATCAAATTTAAACAGACAGACATTGGCTTCAATAGCCGATTTAGGTCTTGACAAAAGTGCTGTTGCCAAGGAGAAAGTTAGATTAATCAATCCTTACGTCAAGGTCACGACATTCAATGAACATGTTGACCGGACCAACATCGATAAGGTCATCGGTGATTCGGATATGGTGATTGACGCTTTGGATAACGTACTGACCAGGGTTATCGTATCAAGAAAGGCCAAGGAAAAGAATATTCCATATATTCACGGCGCAATCCACGGAACCATGGGCCAGATTACCGTGTTCCTGCCGAACAGCGACAAGACATATGAGGAGATGTTTAATCTCCCTTCACTGGGCAAGGAATTAGATGATGATGTCATTGAAGCTTTGAAAAATGTTACTTCAGGCGTTCCTCCGGTAATCGGACCGACTCCAAATTTAATCGGCTGTCTTGAAGCTTTCGAGGCCTATAAGATACTGACGGGTGTCGGAAAGGTTACTGTGGCCCCTAAGATTCTAACCTTTGACCTGCTGGATTTGGGTTCTTTTTCCGTGGAGGAACTCTAA
- a CDS encoding NAD(+)/NADH kinase, which yields MKLIIFHDTYRKEASQTKEKLIEITEELKIEITDNINDADIVISIGGDGTFLKSARLSEGKPILGINTGTLGFLTEVSPENIKKALQKISEGNYEIENRMMLEGEIIKETGERIEIPESLNEITISKNTIGVVRFDAIINGKVINSYTADGILVCTPTGSTAYNLSCGGPIVDPTAQIMTLTPIAPHTILNRSVILSDDSTVEIRITELRENTTSHVLYDGKAIEVFSGDTVRIKKSDKITKIIKLEERSFIDNIRENIK from the coding sequence ATGAAATTAATCATTTTTCATGACACTTACAGAAAAGAAGCTTCACAGACAAAAGAAAAACTGATTGAAATCACAGAAGAGCTGAAAATTGAAATAACCGATAACATTAACGATGCGGACATTGTAATTTCAATCGGAGGTGACGGAACATTTCTGAAATCAGCAAGACTTTCTGAAGGCAAGCCGATTTTAGGAATTAATACCGGAACGTTAGGCTTTTTAACTGAAGTTTCACCTGAAAACATCAAAAAGGCACTCCAAAAGATTTCAGAGGGAAACTATGAAATTGAAAATAGAATGATGCTGGAAGGCGAAATAATTAAAGAAACTGGAGAAAGAATTGAAATACCGGAAAGCCTCAACGAAATAACCATATCCAAAAACACCATAGGAGTTGTCAGATTCGATGCAATAATTAACGGAAAAGTAATCAATTCATATACGGCAGACGGCATATTGGTATGCACACCAACGGGCTCAACCGCATACAACCTGTCCTGCGGCGGACCGATAGTGGATCCCACAGCACAAATCATGACATTAACGCCGATTGCTCCGCACACCATACTAAACCGAAGCGTAATCCTTTCAGACGATTCGACTGTTGAAATCAGGATAACTGAACTCAGGGAGAATACCACCTCACATGTCCTCTATGACGGAAAAGCCATTGAAGTATTCAGTGGAGATACTGTAAGGATTAAAAAATCAGATAAAATCACCAAAATAATCAAGCTGGAAGAGAGAAGCTTTATCGACAATATTCGTGAAAATATTAAATAA
- a CDS encoding DUF7411 family protein, with protein sequence MCSIVGLQGNFKGNDLINMLKVSKSRGPDSSGLYLNEINLNIDLDTFSDDNEYDFGFGHNLLSIYDMYDRISVSQPVKSENLVLVFNGELYNFSTIRNFLSKVGVGAEIKSDSEALLHLIDFYNKGDLLKAVQSALRLIDGDYAFAVWDGENLAIARDPLGVKPLFFAVSDDLCGFASSRDSLYEVGFTEILTLKPEHILFNWDDVAPVQAIYEKIMEVDASKLAKLLKLSVSKRVEGLDELGVIFSGGVDSSILAALLQEISLNKKLDITLYAVGVEGSKDLEGARYAAEYMDLPLKVQVLTEDLIKEHIGRVVHAIGDDNLMKVGVGLTTYFATRMIHEDGLKVAISGQGADELFGGYNRYLKSYETGDLQWELRQDISNMYHVNLERDDACAMLNSVEVRLPFLDKSLVEYAINLPVKNKISGPGDVLRKNVLRKFAFNEGLDTEIAYRPKKAAQYGTGIDKILRKRIINEMDLKEFI encoded by the coding sequence ATGTGTTCAATTGTTGGTCTTCAAGGCAATTTTAAAGGAAATGATTTGATTAATATGTTGAAGGTGTCTAAAAGTCGTGGACCCGATTCATCAGGCCTTTATTTAAATGAAATAAATTTAAACATAGATTTGGATACTTTCAGTGACGATAATGAATATGATTTCGGTTTTGGCCATAACCTGCTTTCTATTTATGACATGTACGACAGGATTTCAGTCTCTCAGCCGGTAAAAAGCGAAAATCTGGTTTTAGTCTTCAATGGGGAGCTCTATAATTTCAGCACAATAAGAAACTTCCTCTCAAAGGTAGGTGTCGGGGCTGAAATAAAATCCGACAGTGAGGCTCTTCTTCATCTGATTGACTTTTACAATAAAGGCGACTTGCTTAAAGCTGTTCAGTCAGCATTGCGTCTTATTGACGGAGATTACGCTTTTGCGGTTTGGGACGGTGAGAATCTGGCTATTGCACGTGACCCTCTTGGCGTAAAGCCTCTGTTTTTTGCAGTAAGCGATGATTTGTGCGGTTTCGCCTCCTCCCGTGACAGTTTGTATGAAGTCGGATTTACCGAAATCCTCACGTTAAAGCCCGAACACATACTTTTTAACTGGGATGATGTAGCTCCGGTGCAGGCAATATATGAAAAGATTATGGAAGTCGACGCATCTAAGCTGGCCAAGCTTTTAAAGTTAAGCGTTTCCAAAAGGGTTGAAGGATTAGACGAGCTCGGCGTAATATTTTCAGGGGGTGTTGACAGTTCGATTTTAGCAGCCCTTCTTCAGGAAATATCCCTCAACAAAAAGCTGGATATAACGTTGTACGCCGTCGGTGTTGAAGGCTCAAAGGACCTTGAAGGCGCAAGATATGCTGCAGAATACATGGATTTGCCTTTGAAGGTTCAAGTTTTAACCGAAGACCTGATTAAGGAACATATCGGCCGTGTAGTTCATGCAATTGGAGACGATAACCTTATGAAGGTCGGCGTCGGACTTACAACGTATTTTGCAACAAGAATGATTCACGAGGACGGATTGAAGGTAGCCATTTCAGGCCAGGGCGCAGACGAGCTTTTTGGAGGATACAACAGGTATCTTAAAAGCTATGAAACGGGCGACCTGCAGTGGGAACTGAGACAGGACATCTCCAACATGTATCACGTCAATCTGGAACGTGACGACGCCTGCGCAATGCTCAACAGCGTTGAAGTGAGACTTCCTTTCCTTGACAAGAGTCTGGTTGAATATGCAATCAACCTGCCGGTTAAAAACAAGATTTCAGGTCCTGGTGATGTCTTGCGTAAAAACGTCTTGAGGAAATTCGCATTCAATGAAGGGCTTGACACGGAAATCGCCTACAGGCCAAAAAAGGCAGCCCAGTACGGAACGGGAATAGATAAAATTTTAAGAAAAAGGATAATAAATGAAATGGATTTGAAAGAGTTTATTTAA